A DNA window from Acidimicrobiales bacterium contains the following coding sequences:
- a CDS encoding helix-turn-helix domain-containing protein — translation MAGRSVNGVGVLDKAIAILDALEGHPLGLADLVTATGLTRATAHRLATALEAHDLVARDGDGRFTLGPRLVRRSLEDAARPALAVLRDATGESAQLYVPHSGARLCVVALESPHSLRTIVPAGAVLPLDQGSAGAVLRGAPDVGRRGWAQSVEEREPGVASVSAPVLHDGAVVAAVSVSGPVERTSRSPGRRYAAAVTTAARAVEAAMGWSPPAPAPAE, via the coding sequence ATGGCAGGACGCAGTGTAAACGGTGTCGGCGTGCTCGACAAGGCCATTGCCATTCTCGACGCGCTCGAAGGGCACCCGCTGGGACTCGCCGATCTCGTGACGGCCACGGGGTTGACGCGGGCCACGGCCCACCGGCTGGCGACGGCGCTGGAGGCGCACGACCTCGTCGCGCGCGACGGCGACGGCCGCTTCACCCTCGGCCCGCGCCTGGTGCGCCGTTCGCTCGAGGATGCGGCCCGGCCGGCCCTCGCCGTCCTGCGGGACGCCACCGGGGAGAGCGCTCAGCTCTACGTGCCGCACAGCGGAGCGCGGCTGTGCGTGGTCGCCCTGGAGTCGCCCCACAGCCTGCGCACCATCGTCCCCGCCGGCGCCGTCCTCCCGCTCGACCAGGGTTCGGCCGGGGCGGTCCTGCGCGGTGCCCCCGACGTGGGGCGGCGTGGCTGGGCCCAGTCGGTCGAGGAACGCGAGCCGGGCGTGGCCTCCGTGAGCGCGCCGGTCCTCCACGACGGGGCCGTGGTGGCGGCCGTCTCGGTGTCGGGGCCGGTAGAGCGCACGTCCCGGTCACCGGGCCGCCGTTACGCGGCCGCCGTCACCACTGCGGCCCGAGCGGTCGAGGCCGCCATGGGCTGGTCCCCGCCGGCACCCGCGCCCGCCGAGTAA
- the greA gene encoding transcription elongation factor GreA codes for MGETHLSRRAHERLREELEDLTTRGRVDIARAIEAARMLGDLSENGDYHAAKDAQGKMESRIRHIERVLSEATIVDDDADTGGAVVAGSTVSLRFEGDDEVERYLVGSIEERVEGVTIITPGSLLGQALVGRQAGETVDYETPTGATLKVEIVDVA; via the coding sequence ATGGGCGAGACGCATCTGTCCCGTCGGGCTCACGAGCGTCTGCGCGAGGAGCTCGAGGACCTCACCACCCGGGGTCGGGTCGACATCGCCCGGGCCATCGAGGCGGCTCGCATGCTCGGCGACCTCTCCGAGAACGGCGACTACCACGCGGCCAAGGACGCGCAGGGGAAGATGGAGTCCCGGATCCGCCACATCGAGCGCGTGCTCTCCGAGGCCACCATCGTCGACGACGACGCGGACACCGGCGGCGCCGTGGTGGCCGGCTCCACCGTGTCGCTGCGCTTCGAGGGCGACGATGAGGTCGAGCGGTACCTCGTCGGCTCCATCGAGGAGCGCGTGGAGGGCGTCACCATCATCACGCCCGGGTCCCTCCTGGGCCAGGCCCTCGTCGGGCGGCAGGCCGGCGAGACGGTCGACTACGAGACCCCCACCGGCGCCACCCTCAAGGTCGAGATCGTCGACGTCGCCTGA
- a CDS encoding 3-isopropylmalate dehydrogenase, whose protein sequence is MAHRVGIIGGDGIGPEVVREALKVMDAAGVALDTVEYDLGGARYLRTGDVLPDSVLDELRGLDAILLGAVGTPEVPPGVIERGLLLRLRFELDLYVNVRPMEGATIDCVVVRENTEGSYAGEGGALRKGTPHEVATQGSVNTRFGVERCLRYAFELAQSRARRHLTLVHKTNVLTFAGDLWQRAYHEVAAEYPDVATGYDHVDAACIHLVERPERYDVIVTDNLFGDILTDLGGALAGGIGLAASANLNPAGSGPSLFEPVHGSAPDIAGTGRANPLAAIRSAAMMLEFLGEAGAAARVEKAVAAALSLSGSTSELGDAVAERV, encoded by the coding sequence TTGGCCCACAGGGTCGGGATCATCGGCGGCGACGGCATCGGGCCCGAGGTCGTCCGCGAGGCGCTGAAGGTGATGGACGCAGCCGGCGTCGCCCTCGACACCGTCGAGTACGACCTCGGCGGGGCGCGGTATCTGCGGACGGGCGACGTCCTGCCGGACAGCGTGCTCGACGAGCTGCGGGGCCTCGACGCCATCCTCCTCGGCGCCGTGGGCACACCGGAGGTGCCGCCGGGTGTCATCGAGCGGGGGCTGCTCCTGCGCCTGCGCTTCGAGCTCGACCTCTACGTCAACGTGCGCCCGATGGAGGGTGCAACCATCGACTGCGTCGTGGTGCGGGAGAACACCGAGGGCAGCTACGCCGGCGAGGGCGGCGCGCTGCGCAAGGGCACTCCGCACGAGGTGGCCACCCAGGGGTCGGTCAACACGCGCTTCGGTGTGGAGCGGTGCCTGCGGTACGCCTTCGAGCTGGCCCAGTCCCGGGCCCGGCGCCACCTCACACTGGTCCACAAGACCAACGTGCTCACCTTCGCCGGTGACCTGTGGCAGCGGGCGTACCACGAGGTGGCCGCCGAGTACCCCGACGTCGCCACCGGCTACGACCACGTCGACGCGGCCTGCATCCACCTGGTCGAGCGGCCCGAGCGGTACGACGTGATCGTCACCGACAACCTGTTCGGCGACATCCTCACCGACCTGGGCGGCGCGCTGGCGGGCGGCATCGGCCTCGCCGCGTCCGCCAATCTCAATCCGGCGGGATCGGGGCCGTCCCTGTTCGAACCGGTGCACGGGTCGGCTCCCGACATCGCCGGCACCGGTCGGGCGAATCCTCTCGCAGCCATACGATCGGCGGCGATGATGCTCGAGTTCCTGGGGGAAGCGGGCGCCGCCGCCCGGGTCGAGAAGGCGGTCGCGGCAGCGCTGTCGCTGTCGGGATCCACATCCGAGTTGGGCGACGCAGTCGCAGAAAGGGTCTAG
- a CDS encoding acyl-CoA dehydrogenase family protein, producing MQSILLSDEQQEFRVVLRRFCEERIAPRAAEVDERGEFPWDNFRDCVAMELPSLGVPSEYGGAGADAVTQAIMIEELARVCASTSLTMLISRLGMTPVIHWGSEELKQTYLPLVATGEAQASYCLSEPDAGSDVAAMSARAVRDGESYVLNGVKYWITNAGISDTYTVFAKTDPAAGHRGISCFLVENDWGVRIGKLEKKLGVRGSPTGEVILEDVRVPVTHRIGDEGQGFYIAMGTLDRSRPSIGAQAVGIAQGAIDYAAAYLKQRHQFGRPLAELQGLQFMLADMSMKTEAARGLVYRACALIDAETGPGGREELSMVGAMAKCFASDTAMAVTTDAVQLLGGYGYTRDFPVERMMRDAKITQIYEGTNEIQRVVIARAMSR from the coding sequence GTGCAATCGATCCTCCTGAGCGACGAGCAACAGGAGTTCCGGGTCGTCCTGCGTCGCTTCTGTGAGGAGAGGATCGCGCCGCGAGCGGCAGAGGTCGACGAGCGGGGTGAGTTCCCGTGGGACAACTTCCGCGACTGCGTCGCCATGGAGCTGCCGTCGCTCGGTGTTCCCTCCGAATACGGCGGGGCGGGCGCCGACGCCGTGACCCAGGCGATCATGATCGAGGAGCTGGCGCGGGTGTGCGCGTCGACCAGCCTCACCATGCTCATCTCCCGGCTGGGGATGACCCCGGTCATCCACTGGGGTTCCGAGGAGCTGAAACAGACGTACCTGCCGCTGGTGGCGACGGGCGAGGCACAGGCGTCGTACTGCCTGTCGGAACCGGACGCCGGCTCGGACGTGGCCGCCATGTCGGCGCGGGCGGTGCGGGACGGCGAGTCGTACGTCCTCAACGGCGTCAAGTACTGGATCACCAACGCCGGCATCTCCGACACCTACACCGTGTTCGCCAAAACGGACCCCGCGGCCGGTCATCGCGGCATCTCCTGCTTCCTCGTCGAGAACGACTGGGGGGTGCGGATCGGGAAGCTGGAGAAGAAGCTGGGCGTGCGAGGAAGTCCGACGGGCGAGGTGATTCTCGAGGACGTGCGCGTCCCGGTTACCCACCGCATCGGCGACGAGGGCCAGGGCTTCTACATCGCCATGGGCACGCTCGACCGCAGCCGGCCGTCGATCGGCGCGCAGGCCGTCGGCATCGCCCAGGGCGCCATCGACTACGCCGCGGCCTATCTCAAGCAGCGGCACCAGTTCGGGCGCCCCCTCGCCGAGCTGCAAGGGCTGCAGTTCATGCTGGCCGACATGTCGATGAAGACGGAGGCGGCCCGAGGTCTGGTGTACCGCGCCTGCGCGCTCATCGACGCGGAAACCGGACCTGGCGGGCGAGAGGAGCTGAGCATGGTCGGGGCCATGGCCAAGTGCTTCGCCTCCGACACGGCCATGGCCGTCACCACCGACGCGGTGCAGCTGCTCGGCGGCTACGGCTACACCCGGGACTTCCCGGTCGAGCGCATGATGCGCGACGCCAAGATCACCCAGATCTACGAGGGGACGAACGAGATCCAGCGCGTGGTCATCGCACGCGCCATGTCGCGCTAG
- a CDS encoding alpha/beta hydrolase: MSVDAFEIEAGEFAFTAHAAGPPDGRMVLLLHGFPQSSYEWRHQMAALAAAGYRAVAFDQRGYSPKARPEGVESYRMEHLVGDVLAVADELGAHRLDVVGHDWGGAVAWLVAAHYPQRVRTLTAVSTPHPAAFAAAVAGGDPDQLARSAYIEMLRKEGAAEEALLAGDGAGLQGVLVAAGYPEPEKTGEYVRLLSEPGALTGALNWYRAVSVTEAAARSAGALKVEVPTLYVWGDADPALGRMAAEGSAAFVEGPYHFEEMAGVGHWIPEEVPDDLNRLLLEHLAAHG; the protein is encoded by the coding sequence ATGAGCGTCGACGCCTTCGAGATCGAGGCGGGCGAGTTCGCCTTCACCGCCCACGCCGCCGGTCCGCCCGACGGGCGGATGGTGCTCCTCCTGCACGGCTTTCCGCAGAGCTCGTACGAGTGGCGTCACCAGATGGCCGCCCTGGCTGCCGCCGGCTACCGGGCGGTGGCGTTCGACCAGCGGGGGTACTCACCCAAGGCCAGGCCCGAGGGTGTCGAGTCCTACCGCATGGAGCATCTGGTGGGCGACGTCCTGGCAGTGGCCGACGAGCTCGGAGCCCACCGACTCGACGTCGTGGGGCATGACTGGGGCGGGGCCGTGGCCTGGCTGGTGGCCGCCCACTACCCGCAGCGCGTGCGCACGCTGACCGCCGTCTCAACGCCGCATCCAGCAGCCTTCGCGGCGGCGGTGGCCGGCGGCGACCCCGACCAGCTGGCCCGGTCCGCCTACATCGAGATGTTGCGCAAGGAGGGGGCGGCCGAAGAGGCGCTCCTGGCCGGTGACGGGGCCGGTCTCCAGGGCGTGCTCGTGGCGGCCGGGTATCCCGAGCCCGAGAAGACGGGCGAGTACGTGCGCCTGCTCAGCGAGCCTGGCGCGCTCACGGGCGCCCTCAACTGGTACCGGGCCGTGTCGGTGACCGAGGCGGCCGCCCGATCGGCCGGCGCCCTCAAGGTCGAGGTCCCTACGCTGTACGTCTGGGGCGACGCCGATCCCGCCCTCGGGCGGATGGCGGCGGAAGGAAGCGCCGCCTTCGTCGAGGGCCCGTACCACTTCGAGGAGATGGCCGGCGTCGGCCACTGGATCCCCGAAGAGGTCCCGGACGACCTCAACCGACTCCTTCTCGAGCACCTCGCCGCCCACGGCTGA
- a CDS encoding alpha/beta hydrolase — MVSTSDPVPLPAGRPVLLPGRGQTFVREAEGPAGAPTLLLLHGWTVTADLNWFACYAPLAERFHVVALDHRGHGKGIRSRRPFRLEDCADDAAALAAELGIERLIPVGYSMGGPVAQLLWRRHPDLVGGMVLSATACSFATADARSRVYFSALLGLSVAARFTPPHVRQQVADTLIRRRLQGAELADWGKSEMARSDATAVLEAGWAIGRFDSSGWIGEADVPCSVIVTGLDQVVDPRRQRALAAAIPGAGVIEVEGDHGACVTDAARFVPALLDACTDVAARARLAALE, encoded by the coding sequence ATGGTCTCGACCTCGGATCCCGTCCCGCTCCCGGCCGGGCGTCCGGTGCTGCTGCCCGGCCGGGGGCAGACGTTCGTGCGCGAGGCCGAGGGTCCCGCCGGCGCACCGACTCTCCTGCTCCTCCACGGCTGGACGGTGACGGCGGACCTGAACTGGTTCGCCTGCTACGCGCCTCTGGCCGAGCGGTTCCATGTGGTGGCCTTGGACCATCGCGGCCACGGCAAGGGCATCCGGTCGCGGCGCCCCTTCCGCCTGGAGGACTGCGCCGACGACGCCGCCGCCCTCGCTGCAGAGCTGGGCATCGAGCGGCTCATCCCCGTCGGGTACTCGATGGGTGGCCCGGTGGCCCAGCTCCTCTGGCGCCGCCACCCCGATCTCGTCGGCGGCATGGTGCTGAGCGCTACCGCCTGCAGCTTCGCGACCGCCGACGCCCGCTCCCGGGTGTACTTCTCGGCTCTTCTGGGGCTGTCGGTCGCCGCCCGCTTCACGCCCCCGCACGTACGCCAGCAGGTCGCCGACACGCTGATCCGGCGCCGGCTGCAGGGTGCCGAGCTGGCCGACTGGGGGAAGTCCGAGATGGCCCGCAGCGACGCCACCGCCGTGCTCGAGGCGGGCTGGGCCATAGGCCGGTTCGACTCGTCCGGGTGGATCGGCGAGGCCGACGTCCCGTGCTCGGTCATCGTCACCGGACTTGACCAGGTGGTGGACCCTCGCCGCCAGCGCGCCCTCGCCGCCGCCATCCCCGGTGCCGGGGTGATCGAGGTCGAAGGCGACCATGGGGCCTGTGTCACCGACGCGGCCCGCTTCGTCCCCGCCCTCCTTGACGCGTGCACCGACGTCGCTGCCCGGGCCCGCCTGGCCGCGCTCGAGTAA
- a CDS encoding branched-chain amino acid transaminase, with amino-acid sequence MPLQKVDKIWMDGQLVDWDDAKIHVLTHSLHYGCGVFEGIRAYATAGGPAVFRLTDHIVRLFDSAKIFMLDIPFTVDELVAATKETVRVNGLDSCYIRPLVYLGYGEMGLNPLPCPVNVSIAVWPWGSYLGDEGIKRGVRMKISSWQRHDPNAMPPAAKGTGMYINSSMAKVEALKAGYDEAILLSPQGYVSECTGENIFVVKRGRIVTPPVSAGALAGITQDSVMTIARDLGIECEVGHILRSDLYTADEAFLSGTAAEVVPIRSVDDREIGEPGPVTRQIQDVFFAAIKGQVDRYKDWCEHVDA; translated from the coding sequence ATGCCCCTGCAGAAGGTGGACAAGATCTGGATGGACGGCCAGCTCGTCGACTGGGACGACGCCAAGATCCACGTCCTCACCCACTCGCTCCACTACGGATGCGGCGTCTTCGAGGGCATACGTGCCTACGCCACGGCCGGCGGCCCGGCCGTGTTCCGGCTCACCGACCACATCGTCCGGCTCTTCGACAGCGCCAAGATCTTCATGCTCGACATCCCGTTCACGGTCGACGAGCTGGTGGCCGCCACCAAGGAGACAGTGCGGGTCAACGGCCTGGACTCGTGCTACATCCGCCCCCTCGTCTACCTGGGCTACGGGGAGATGGGGCTCAACCCGCTCCCGTGCCCGGTGAACGTGTCGATCGCCGTGTGGCCGTGGGGCAGCTACCTGGGCGACGAGGGCATCAAGCGGGGCGTGCGCATGAAGATCTCGTCGTGGCAGCGCCACGACCCCAACGCCATGCCGCCGGCGGCCAAGGGCACCGGGATGTACATCAACTCGTCGATGGCCAAGGTGGAGGCGCTCAAGGCCGGCTACGACGAGGCCATCCTCCTTTCCCCCCAGGGCTACGTCAGCGAGTGCACGGGCGAGAACATCTTCGTGGTGAAGCGCGGCCGCATCGTCACCCCGCCCGTGAGTGCCGGCGCGCTCGCCGGCATCACCCAGGACTCCGTGATGACCATCGCCCGCGACCTGGGCATCGAGTGCGAGGTCGGCCACATCCTGCGCAGCGACCTCTACACCGCCGACGAGGCGTTCCTGTCGGGGACGGCGGCCGAGGTCGTGCCCATCCGGTCCGTCGACGACCGCGAGATCGGCGAGCCCGGGCCCGTCACCCGGCAGATCCAAGACGTCTTCTTCGCCGCCATCAAGGGTCAGGTCGACCGCTACAAGGACTGGTGTGAGCACGTCGACGCCTGA
- the leuD gene encoding 3-isopropylmalate dehydratase small subunit → MDPIRSITGTAVPLNRSDVDTDQIIPAAWLKRVERTGFGAGLFSAWREDPAFVLNQPERAGAGILVAGTNFGTGSSREHAVWALTDYGFRAVISPRFADIFRSNCTKAGLVPAQLDADAAAALMAAVEENPSLEVTVDVEARLVWAPAVGIEAPFPLDDFTRWRLLEGLDDIGLTLRHEGDVTAYEHTRPAWLPTTVATQP, encoded by the coding sequence ATGGACCCCATCCGTTCCATCACCGGTACCGCCGTTCCTCTCAACCGGTCCGACGTCGACACCGACCAGATCATCCCGGCTGCGTGGCTCAAGCGCGTGGAGCGCACCGGCTTCGGAGCCGGGCTGTTCTCGGCCTGGCGGGAGGACCCGGCCTTCGTCCTCAACCAGCCGGAGCGTGCCGGCGCCGGCATCCTGGTGGCCGGCACGAACTTCGGGACCGGCTCGTCCCGCGAGCACGCCGTCTGGGCGCTCACCGACTACGGCTTCCGCGCCGTGATCTCGCCCCGCTTCGCCGACATCTTCCGGTCGAACTGCACGAAGGCGGGGCTGGTCCCGGCCCAGCTCGATGCCGACGCGGCCGCCGCCCTGATGGCGGCCGTCGAGGAGAACCCGTCGCTCGAGGTGACGGTCGACGTGGAGGCGCGCCTGGTGTGGGCACCGGCGGTGGGCATCGAGGCGCCGTTCCCTCTGGACGACTTCACCCGATGGCGGCTGCTCGAGGGACTCGACGACATCGGCCTCACGCTGCGCCACGAGGGCGACGTCACCGCCTACGAGCACACCCGCCCGGCCTGGCTGCCCACGACCGTGGCGACGCAGCCGTAG
- a CDS encoding AAA family ATPase — MRVGIAGKGGVGKTTISSVLARTLARRGHRVIALDCDSDPHLAMSSGIDQARIDAMRPFVERRGRGDSVTTDASTPVEIVRRHGIEGPDGVTYMQAARITKPGGG; from the coding sequence GTGCGCGTCGGGATCGCTGGCAAGGGAGGTGTGGGGAAGACCACCATCTCGTCGGTCCTGGCCCGCACGCTGGCTCGGCGGGGGCACCGGGTGATCGCGCTCGACTGCGACTCGGATCCGCACCTGGCCATGAGCTCGGGCATCGACCAGGCCCGCATCGACGCCATGCGCCCGTTCGTGGAACGCCGGGGCCGGGGCGACTCGGTGACCACGGATGCGTCCACGCCGGTCGAGATCGTGCGCAGGCACGGGATCGAGGGTCCTGACGGCGTCACGTACATGCAGGCGGCTCGCATCACCAAGCCGGGCGGCGGCTGA
- the cimA gene encoding citramalate synthase, which produces MSTSTPEGPAASGRGHHGPLPDLPEAVDIYDTTLRDGSQQEGLSLTVDDKLRVARQLDHLGVAYIEGGWPGANPKDEEFFQRAPDELELGTATLVAFGSTRRPHRRADTDDTLRHLIKASTSAVCIVGKSWDRHVTEALRTDLDEAVTMTAESVAFLRAHGLRVFFDAEHFFDGYKSHREFTLRVLRAAEEAGAETLVLCDTNGGTLPHEVEQIVTEVRSEVSAQIGLHFHNDGGCGVANTLTGVRLGATHVQGCVNGYGERTGNADLCSAIPDLSVKMGVRTIDPARMERLRPVAHHIAELVNIAPNPQQPFVGQSAFAHKAGLHTSAIARGRDLYEHIPPDLVGNGTRFVVSELAGRSTLALKAEQLGLAFDSEVLGTVLEQLKDLEHRGYHFEVADGSLELLMRKAAGWEQGFFRLESFRVITEQREDHHLDTEATIKLHVQGERVVATGEGNGPVDALDAALRRAVGGKYPSLAGVHLTDYKVRVLDTSRGTGAVTRVLVDSTDGERTWSTIGVSENIIEASWQALSDAVVYGLLHSARGADDKG; this is translated from the coding sequence GTGAGCACGTCGACGCCTGAGGGACCGGCGGCGTCGGGGCGCGGCCACCACGGGCCGCTGCCCGACCTGCCCGAGGCGGTCGACATCTACGACACCACCCTGCGCGACGGCAGCCAGCAGGAGGGTCTGTCGCTCACGGTCGACGACAAGCTGCGGGTGGCCCGCCAGCTCGACCACCTGGGCGTCGCCTACATCGAAGGCGGCTGGCCGGGCGCCAACCCCAAGGACGAGGAGTTCTTCCAGCGGGCTCCCGACGAGCTCGAGCTCGGGACGGCCACGCTGGTCGCGTTCGGCTCCACCCGGCGTCCCCACCGCCGGGCCGACACCGACGACACGCTGCGCCATCTGATCAAGGCGAGCACGTCGGCCGTGTGCATCGTCGGAAAGTCGTGGGACCGCCACGTCACCGAGGCGTTGCGCACGGACCTCGACGAAGCGGTCACCATGACCGCGGAGTCGGTGGCCTTCCTGCGGGCCCACGGTCTGCGCGTCTTCTTTGACGCCGAGCACTTCTTCGACGGGTACAAGTCCCACCGGGAGTTCACACTGCGGGTGCTGCGGGCGGCCGAGGAGGCGGGCGCCGAGACGCTCGTGCTGTGCGACACCAACGGCGGCACCCTGCCCCACGAGGTCGAGCAGATCGTGACCGAGGTGAGATCCGAGGTGTCCGCCCAGATCGGGCTCCACTTCCACAACGACGGCGGCTGCGGCGTCGCCAACACGCTCACGGGCGTCCGCCTCGGGGCCACCCACGTCCAGGGCTGCGTCAACGGCTACGGCGAGCGCACCGGCAACGCCGATCTGTGCTCGGCGATCCCGGACCTGAGCGTGAAGATGGGGGTGCGCACCATCGACCCCGCGCGCATGGAGCGCCTGCGCCCCGTCGCCCACCACATCGCCGAGCTGGTGAACATCGCACCGAACCCGCAGCAGCCGTTCGTGGGCCAATCCGCCTTCGCCCACAAGGCCGGCCTGCACACGTCCGCCATCGCGCGCGGCCGTGACCTGTACGAGCACATCCCGCCCGACCTCGTCGGCAACGGCACCCGCTTCGTCGTGAGCGAGCTGGCCGGGCGGTCCACCCTGGCGTTGAAGGCCGAGCAGCTCGGGCTCGCCTTCGACAGCGAGGTCCTCGGCACCGTGCTCGAGCAGCTCAAGGACCTGGAGCACCGCGGCTACCACTTCGAGGTGGCCGACGGCTCACTCGAGCTGCTGATGCGCAAGGCGGCCGGCTGGGAGCAGGGCTTCTTCCGCCTGGAGTCGTTCCGCGTGATCACCGAGCAGCGCGAGGACCACCACCTCGACACGGAGGCCACGATCAAGCTCCACGTGCAAGGAGAGCGGGTCGTGGCCACCGGCGAGGGCAACGGGCCGGTCGACGCCCTCGACGCTGCGCTTCGCCGGGCCGTGGGCGGCAAGTACCCCTCCCTCGCCGGCGTGCATCTCACGGACTACAAGGTGCGCGTCCTCGACACGTCCCGGGGGACCGGAGCGGTGACCAGGGTTCTCGTCGACTCCACCGACGGCGAGAGGACGTGGTCCACCATCGGCGTGTCCGAGAACATCATCGAGGCGTCGTGGCAGGCCCTCTCCGACGCCGTCGTCTACGGTCTGCTGCACAGCGCCCGCGGCGCCGACGACAAGGGGTGA
- the leuC gene encoding 3-isopropylmalate dehydratase large subunit, translating into MGRTLSEKVWDRHVVRSSDGEPDLLYIDLHLVHEVTSPQAFDGLRMAGRGVRRPDLTLATMDHNVPTALGPGGSMVVDDPISAKQMEVLAANCAEFGIPLYPMGHRNQGIVHVIGPELGLTQPGMTIVCGDSHTSTHGAFGALAIGIGTSEVEHVLATQTLPQRRPGTMSVTVEGELPAGVTAKDVILAVIGRIGTGGGMGSVIEYRGSAIRSLSMEGRMTVCNMSIEGGARAGLVAPDDITFAYLEGKPHAPKGKAWEAALEVWRSLAGDPDASFDKAVEIDATTLVPHVSWGTNPSQVVPLYGTIPDPESILDPAERDAARRALAYQGLAPGTAVRDVPVDTVFIGSCTNARIEDLRGAATVLDGRHVRHSVRALVVPGSALVKMQAEAEGLHRVFEAAGFEWREAGCSMCLAMNPDKLAPGERCASTSNRNFEGRQGPGGRTHLVSPAVAAATAVAGHFASPQELS; encoded by the coding sequence ATGGGACGGACGCTGAGCGAAAAGGTGTGGGACCGCCACGTCGTGCGGTCGAGCGACGGTGAGCCCGACCTGCTCTACATCGACCTCCACCTGGTACACGAGGTGACGTCGCCCCAGGCCTTCGACGGCTTGCGCATGGCCGGTCGTGGGGTCCGCCGCCCCGATCTCACGCTGGCGACGATGGACCACAACGTGCCCACCGCCCTCGGGCCCGGCGGGTCCATGGTCGTCGACGACCCGATCTCCGCGAAGCAGATGGAGGTGCTGGCCGCCAACTGCGCCGAGTTCGGCATCCCGCTGTATCCCATGGGCCACCGCAACCAGGGCATCGTCCACGTCATCGGCCCCGAGCTCGGGCTCACCCAGCCGGGCATGACGATCGTCTGCGGAGACAGCCACACCTCCACCCACGGGGCCTTCGGCGCCCTCGCCATCGGCATCGGCACCAGCGAGGTCGAGCACGTGCTCGCCACCCAGACGCTCCCGCAGCGCCGCCCCGGCACCATGTCGGTGACCGTCGAGGGCGAGCTGCCGGCGGGTGTCACCGCCAAGGACGTGATCCTCGCCGTCATCGGGCGCATCGGAACGGGCGGAGGCATGGGCTCGGTCATCGAGTACCGGGGCTCGGCCATCCGCTCGCTCTCCATGGAAGGTCGCATGACGGTCTGCAACATGAGCATCGAGGGCGGCGCCCGGGCCGGCCTGGTGGCGCCGGACGACATTACGTTCGCCTACCTCGAGGGCAAGCCACACGCGCCGAAGGGGAAGGCCTGGGAGGCGGCGCTCGAGGTGTGGCGATCACTGGCCGGCGACCCCGACGCCTCGTTCGACAAGGCCGTCGAGATCGACGCGACCACCCTGGTGCCGCACGTCTCGTGGGGGACCAACCCGTCGCAGGTCGTTCCTCTTTACGGGACGATTCCCGATCCCGAGTCGATCCTCGACCCCGCAGAGCGCGATGCCGCCCGCCGCGCCCTCGCGTACCAGGGCCTTGCGCCGGGCACCGCGGTGCGGGACGTCCCCGTCGACACCGTGTTCATCGGTTCGTGCACCAACGCCCGCATCGAGGACCTGCGGGGGGCGGCCACCGTGCTCGACGGCCGCCATGTCCGCCATTCGGTGCGCGCCCTCGTCGTGCCCGGTTCCGCCCTCGTCAAGATGCAGGCGGAGGCCGAGGGCCTGCACCGGGTCTTCGAGGCGGCCGGATTCGAATGGCGGGAGGCGGGCTGCTCCATGTGCCTGGCCATGAACCCCGACAAGCTCGCTCCGGGTGAGCGCTGCGCATCCACGTCCAACAGGAACTTCGAGGGTCGCCAGGGGCCCGGGGGACGCACCCACCTGGTCTCTCCGGCCGTCGCCGCGGCCACGGCCGTCGCCGGCCACTTCGCCAGTCCACAGGAGCTGAGCTGA